GCGACGTGCTGGCCGACGGTCCGTCCACCGACAACGGCGAGCTGGCGCTCGGGAAGAACCTGCTCGTCGCGTTCATGTCGTGGGAGGGCTACAACTTCGAGGACGCGATCATCCTGTCCCAGCGGCTGGTCCAGGACGACACCCTCTCGTCGATCCACATCGACGAGCACGAGGTCGACGCCCGGGACACCAAGCTCGGTCCGGAGGAGATCACCCGGGACATCCCCAACGTCTCCGAGGAGGTGCTGGCGGACCTCGACGAGCGCGGCATCATCCGGATCGGCGCCGAGGTGGTGCCCGGTGACATCCTCGTCGGCAAGGTCACGCCGAAGGGCGAGACCGAACTGACTCCGGAGGAGCGCCTGCTGCGCGCCATCTTCGGGGAGAAGGCCCGCGAGGTGCGGGACACCTCGCTGAAGGTGCCGCACGGCGAGACGGGCACCGTCATCGGCGTCAAGGTCTTCGACCGCGACGAGGGCGACGAGCTGCCCCCGGGGGTCAACCAGCTCGTGCGGGTCTACATCGCCCAGAAGCGCAAGATCACGGACGGCGACAAGCTCGCCGGCCGGCACGGCAACAAGGGCGTGATCTCCAAGATCCTGCCGATCGAGGACATGCCGTTCCTCGAGGACGGCACCCCGGTCGACATCGTGCTCAACCCGCTCGGCGTGCCGGGCCGGATGAACATCGGTCAGGTGCTCGAGCTGCACCTCGGGTGGGTCGCCAAGCAGGGCTGGAAGGTCGAGGGTGACCCGCAGTGGGCTGCCCGGCTGACCGAGCAGTCCCGCCAGGCGGCCGCGGGCACCCCGATCGCCTCGCCGGTCTTCGACGGCGTCTCCGAGCAGGAGGTCACCGGTCTGCTGTCCTCGACGCTGCCGAACGCCGACGGCGACGTCCTCGTGGACGCCGACGGCAAGGCACGGCTGTTCGACGGCCGCAGCGGGGAGCCGTTCCCGGAGCCGGTGTCGGTCGGCTACATGTACATCCTCAAGCTCCACCACCTCGTCGACGACAAGATCCACGCCCGCTCGACCGGCCCGTACTCGATGATCACCCAGCAGCCGCTCGGTGGTAAGGCGCAGTTCGGCGGACAGCGGTTCGGCGAGATGGAGGTCTGGGCGCTGGAGGCGTACGGCGCCGCCTACGCCCTGCAGGAGCTGCTGACCATCAAGTCCGACGACGTCCTGGGCCGGGTCAAGGTCTACGAGGCGATCGTCAAGGGCGAGAACATCCCCGAGCCCGGCATCCCGGAGTCGTTCAAGGTGCTGATCAAGGAGATGCAGTCGCTGTGCCTCAACGTCGAGGTGCTGTCCAGCGACGGCATGTCGATCGAGATGCGGGAGACCGACGACGACGTCTTCCGCGCTGCCGAGGAGCTCGGCATCGACCTGTCCCGGCGCGAGCCGAGCAGCGTCGAAGAGGTCTGACGGACCGGGACCGGGCGCCACGGGCGCCGGTCCCGCCGCCGGCCATCCGTCAGACCAGAGGCAAGACCTCAGACACGAGAGAAGGACACACGTGCTCGACGTCAACTTCTTCGACGAGCTACGCATCGGCCTCGCCACCGCCGATGACATCCGCCAGTGGTCGCACGGCGAGGTGAAGAAGCCCGAGACGATCAACTACCGCACCCTCAAGCCGGAGAAGGACGGGCTCTTCTGCGAGAAGATCTTCGGTCCCACCCGCGACTGGGAGTGCTACTGCGGCAAGTACAAGCGGGTCCGCTTCAAGGGCATCATCTGCGAGCGCTGCGGCGTCGAGGTGACCCGCGCCAAGGTTCGCCGTGAGCGGATGGGCCACATCGAGCTCGCCGCCCCGGTCACCCACATCTGGTACTTCAAGGGCGTGCCGAGCCGGCTGGGCTACCTGCTCGACCTGGCGCCGAAGGACCTCGAGAAGGTCATCTACTTCGCCGCCTACATGATCACGTGGGTGGACGAGGAGGGTCGCCACCGCGACCAGTCCTCGCTGCAGGCCCAGATCGAGGTGGAGAAGAAGGAGATCGCCGACCGGCGCGACGCCGACGTCGAGGCCCGGGCCCAGCGGCTCGAGGCCGACCTCGCCGAGCTCGAGGCCGAGGGTGCCAAGAGCGACGCCCGGCGCAAGGTCCGGGAGTCCGCCGAGCGGGAGATGAACCAGATCCGCCGTCGCGCCGACGCCGAGATCGAGCGGCTCGACCAGGTCTGGGACCGCTTCGTCAACCTCAAGGTCGCCGACCTCGAGGGCGACGAGGTGCTCTACCGCGAGCTGCGTGACCGGTACGGTCTGTACTTCGAGGGCGGGATGGGCGCGGCCGCGATCCAGAAGCGGCTGGAGTCCTTCGACCTCGAGGCCGAGGCCGAGCGGCTGCGCGAGATCATCGCCAACGGCAAGGGCCAGCGCAAGACCCGCGCCCTCAAGCGGCTCAAGGTCGTCTCGGCGTTTCTCACCACCACCAACTCCCCGCTGGGCATGGTCCTGGACGCCGTCCCGGTCATCCCGCCGGACCTGCGCCCGATGGTGCAGCTCGACGGTGGCCGGTTCGCCACCTCGGACCTCAACGACCTGTACCGCCGGGTCATCAACCGGAACAACCGGCTCAAGCGGCTCCTCGACCTCGGCGCGCCGGAGATCATCGTCAACAACGAGAAGCGGATGCTGCAGGAGGCCGTGGACTCGCTGTTCGACAACGGCCGTCGCGGCCGGCCGGTCACCGGCCCGGGCAACCGCCCGCTGAAGTCGCTGTCCGACATGCTCAAGGGCAAGCAGGGCCGCTTCCGTCAGAACCTGCTCGGGAAGCGGGTCGACTACTCCGGCCGCTCGGTCATCGTCGTCGGCCCCCAGCTCAAGCTGCACCAGTGCGGCCTGCCCAAGCAGATGGCCCTGGAGCTGTTCAAGCCGTTCGTCATGAAGCGGCTCGTCGACCTCAACCACGCGCAGAACATCAAGTCCGCCAAGCGGATGGTGGAGCGCGCACGACCGGTCGTCTGGGACGTGCTGGAGGAGGTCATCACCGAGCACCCGGTGCTGCTCAACCGGGCGCCGACGCTGCACCGCCTCGGCATCCAGGCCTTCGAGCCGCAGCTCGTCGAGGGCAAGGCGATCCAGATCCACCCGCTCGTGTGCACCGCGTTCAACGCGGACTTCGACGGGGACCAGATGGCCGTGCACCTGCCGCTGTCGGCCGAGGCGCAGGCCGAGGCGCGGATCCTCATGCTGTCGAGCAACAACATCCTCAAGCCCGCCGACGGCCGTCCGGTCACCATGCCCACCCAGGACATGATCATCGGCCTGTACCACCTCACCTCGGAGCACGAGGGTGCCGTCGGGGAGGGCCGGTCGTTCTCGTCCGTCGCCGAGGCGCTGATGGCCTTCGACGCCGGCGAGCTGGCGGTCAACGCCACGGTGCGGATCCGGCTCGAGGGCGAGCTGCCCCCGCCCGGCACGAAGATCCCCGACGGCTGGGAGTTCCCGGCGCCGATCGACATCGAGACGACGCTCGGCCGGGCGCTGTTCAACGAGACCCTCCCGGAGGGGTACCCCTTCGTCAACGTCGTCGTCGACAAGAAGGTGCTCTCCGGCATCGTCAACGAGCTCGCGGAGCGCTACCCGAAGGTCCAGGTGGCGGCGTCCCTCGACGCGCTCAAGACCCTGGGGTTCCACTGGGCGACCCGGTCCGGCTCGACGATCTCGATCTCGGACGTCGTCCCGCCGCCGCACAAGCAGGAGATCCTGGAGTCCTACGAGGCGAAGGCCGAGAAGGTCCAGCAGCAGTACGAGATGGGCCTGATCACCGACGACGAGCGCCGCCAGGAGCTCATCGAGATCTGGACCCAGGCGACGAACGAGGTGGCCCGGGACCTGGAGACCCACATCCCGCCCACGAACTCCATCTTCCGGATGGTGTCCTCCGGCGCCCGGGGCAACTGGATGCAGATGCGGCAGATCGCCGGCATCAAGGGCCTGGTCGCCAACCCCAAGGGCGAGATCATCCCGCGGCCGGTGAAGTCCTCCTTCCGTGACGGGCTCTCCGTGCTGGAGTACTTCATCTCCAGCCACGGCGCCCGCAAGGGCCTGGCCGACACCGCGCTGCGGACCGCCGACTCGGGCTACCTCACCCGGCGCCTCGTCGACGTCTCCCAGGACGTCATCGTCCGCGAGGAGGACTGCGGTACCGACCGAGGCCTCATCTACACCATCGCGACCGAGGGTCCCGACGGCGTCCTGCGCAAGTCCGACACCGTGGAGTCCACGGTGTACGCCCGGACGCTGGCCTCCGACGTGGTCGTCGACGGCGAGGTCGTGGCGACGGCAGGCGCGGACGTCGGCGACGTCCTCATCGACGAGCTCGTCGGCCGGGGCGTGACCGAGGTCAAGGTGCGCTCCGTGCTGACCTGCGAGTCCCGGGTAGGCACCTGCGCTCGCTGCTACGGCCGTTCACTGGCCACCGGCAAGCTCGTCGACATCGGGGAAGCGGTCGGCATCATCTCCGCCCAGTCCATCGGTGAGCCGGGCACGCAGCTGACGATGCGGACCTTCCACGTCGGTGGGGTGGCCTCCGAGGGCGGCGACATCACCCACGGTCTGCCGCGTGTCGCCGAGCTGTTCGAGGCCCGCACCCCCAAGGGCGTGGCTCCGATCGCCGAGGTCGCCGGCCGGGTTCAGGTCGACGACACCGAGCGCACCCGGCGGCTCGTCATCACCCCGGACGACGGGTCCGAGGAGGTGGCCTACCCGCTGGCCCGCCGGGCCCGGTTGCTGGTCGAGGACGGCGACCACGTCGCGGTCGGCCAGCAGCTCGTGGCCGGGTCCGTCGACCCCAAGCAGGTCCTGCGCATCCTCGGACCTCGCGCGGTGCAGAAGCACCTCGTCGACGAGGTGCAGGAGGTCTACCGCAGCCAGGGCGTCGGCATCCACGACAAGCACATCGAGGTCATCGTCCGGCAGATGCTCCGCCGGGTGACGATCATCGACTCCGGGGACTCCAACCTGCTCCCCGGTGAGCTCGTCGAGCGCTCGCGCTTCGAGGAGGAGAACCGGCGGGTGGTCGCCGAGGGTGGTCAGCCCGCAGCAGGCCGGCCGGAGCTCATGGGCATCACGAAGGCGTCGCTGGCCACGGAGTCGTGGCTGTCGGCGGCCTCCTTCCAGGAGACCACCCGCGTGCTCACCGAGGCCGCCCTGCACGGGCGCAGCGACCCGCTGCTCGGCCTCAAGGAGAACGTGATCATCGGCAAGCTGATCCCGGCCGGCACGGGGCTGACCCGCTACCGCAACGTCCGGGTGGAGCCGACCGAGGAGGCCAAGGCGGCCATGTACGCGATGCCCGGCTACGACGAGGTGGACTACGGGCACTTCGGCGGCGGCTCGGGCCAGGCCGTCCCGCTGGAGGAGTACGACCTCGGCGGCTACGACCGCTGAGCACCCTCGTCCGTGGGCCCCGCCGCGCGGCGGGGCCCACGGACGCCGGACCGGTGGCCGGTGCCGTTTTGACCGTGCTCACCGGCCCCGGGTAGGCTGACCAACCGGTCCGGGCCGACACGTGCGCCCTGCCCTCGTCCGGGCGGACGGACGACACGCCCGAGCGCGGGGGTCGGGCCGGCGGACGCGGTCCGGGAGAGTCGAGCCCGGCGCGGCCCGCAGGAACCGCACCGCACGACCCAGAACCACCCACGACACGACACGGAGACACATCGGTGCCCACGATCCAGCAGCTGGTCCGCAAGGGCCGCCAGGACAAGGTCGGGAAGCAGAAGACCCCGGCCCTCAAGGGGAGCCCCCAGCGGCGCGGCGTGTGCACCCGCGTGTACACGACCACCCCGAAGAAGCCGAACTCGGCGCTGCGCAAGGTCGCGCGCGTGCGCCTGTCGAGCGGGATCGAGGTCACCGCCTACATCCCGGGCGTGGGGCACAACCTCCAGGAGCACTCCATCGTGCTCGTGCGCGGCGGCCGGGTGAAGGACCTGCCCGGCGTCCGCTACAAGATCATCCGCGGCTCGCTCGACACCCAGGGGGTCAAGGGTCGCAAGCAGGCCCGGAGCCGTTACGGCGCGAAGAAGGAGAAGAGCTGATGCCCCGCAAGGGCCCGGCCCCCAAGCGGCCGCTCGTCGTGGACCCGGTCTACGGCTCCCCGCTGGTCACCCAGCTGGTCAACAAGGTGCTGATGGACGGCAAGAAGTCGACCGCCGAGCGCATCGTCTACGGCGCGCTCGAAGGCTGCCGGGAGAAGACCGGCCAGGACCCGGTGATCGCTCTGAAGCGCGCCCTGGACAACGTGAAGCCGGCCCTGGAGGTCCGCTCCCGCCGGGTCGGCGGCGCGACCTACCAGGTGCCCGTCGAGGTCCGGGCCGGCCGCTCGACGACGCTCGCCCTGCGCTGGCTCGTCGGCTACGCCCGTCAGCGTCGGGAGAAGACGATGACCGAGCGGCTCATGAACGAGATCCTCGACGCGAGCAACGGCCTCGGTGCCGCGGTGAAGCGGCGCGAGGACACCCACAAGATGGCCGAGTCCAACAAGGCCTTCGCGCACTACCGCTGGTGACGCCGCGCGGCGGCTCCACGCCGCCGCCCGGCAAGCCGGCCCCCCCGGCCCCCCGGACGACTCCGAGACGAGGCGAGACACACCCGTGGCACTCGACGTGCTGACGGACCTCAAGAAGGTCCGCAACATCGGCATCATGGCGCACATCGACGCCGGCAAGACCACCACCACCGAGCGGATCCTGTTCTACACCGGGATCAACTACAAGATCGGTGAGACCCACGACGGCTCCGCCACGATGGACTGGATGGAGCAGGAGCAGGAGCGCGGCATCACCATCACGTCGGCCGCGACGACGTGCTTCTGGGAGGGCAACCAGATCAACATCATCGACACGCCCGGCCACGTCGACTTCACCGTCGAGGTCGAGCGGTCGCTGCGCGTGCTCGACGGCGCGGTCGCCGTCTTCGACGGCAAGGAGGGCGTGGAGCCGCAGTCCGAGACCGTGTGGCGGCAGGCGGACAAGTACGACGTCCCGCGGATCTGCTTCGTCAACAAGATGGACAAGCTGGGCGCGGACTTCTTCTTCACCGTCCGGACGATCGTCGAGCGCCTGGGTGCCAAGCCCCTGGTGCTCCAGGTGCCGATCGGCTCCGAGAGCAGCTTCCAGGGTGTCGTCGACCTCGTCTACAACCGCGCCCTGACCTGGCGCGGCGAGGTGCAG
This DNA window, taken from Kineosporiaceae bacterium SCSIO 59966, encodes the following:
- a CDS encoding DNA-directed RNA polymerase subunit beta'; this encodes MLDVNFFDELRIGLATADDIRQWSHGEVKKPETINYRTLKPEKDGLFCEKIFGPTRDWECYCGKYKRVRFKGIICERCGVEVTRAKVRRERMGHIELAAPVTHIWYFKGVPSRLGYLLDLAPKDLEKVIYFAAYMITWVDEEGRHRDQSSLQAQIEVEKKEIADRRDADVEARAQRLEADLAELEAEGAKSDARRKVRESAEREMNQIRRRADAEIERLDQVWDRFVNLKVADLEGDEVLYRELRDRYGLYFEGGMGAAAIQKRLESFDLEAEAERLREIIANGKGQRKTRALKRLKVVSAFLTTTNSPLGMVLDAVPVIPPDLRPMVQLDGGRFATSDLNDLYRRVINRNNRLKRLLDLGAPEIIVNNEKRMLQEAVDSLFDNGRRGRPVTGPGNRPLKSLSDMLKGKQGRFRQNLLGKRVDYSGRSVIVVGPQLKLHQCGLPKQMALELFKPFVMKRLVDLNHAQNIKSAKRMVERARPVVWDVLEEVITEHPVLLNRAPTLHRLGIQAFEPQLVEGKAIQIHPLVCTAFNADFDGDQMAVHLPLSAEAQAEARILMLSSNNILKPADGRPVTMPTQDMIIGLYHLTSEHEGAVGEGRSFSSVAEALMAFDAGELAVNATVRIRLEGELPPPGTKIPDGWEFPAPIDIETTLGRALFNETLPEGYPFVNVVVDKKVLSGIVNELAERYPKVQVAASLDALKTLGFHWATRSGSTISISDVVPPPHKQEILESYEAKAEKVQQQYEMGLITDDERRQELIEIWTQATNEVARDLETHIPPTNSIFRMVSSGARGNWMQMRQIAGIKGLVANPKGEIIPRPVKSSFRDGLSVLEYFISSHGARKGLADTALRTADSGYLTRRLVDVSQDVIVREEDCGTDRGLIYTIATEGPDGVLRKSDTVESTVYARTLASDVVVDGEVVATAGADVGDVLIDELVGRGVTEVKVRSVLTCESRVGTCARCYGRSLATGKLVDIGEAVGIISAQSIGEPGTQLTMRTFHVGGVASEGGDITHGLPRVAELFEARTPKGVAPIAEVAGRVQVDDTERTRRLVITPDDGSEEVAYPLARRARLLVEDGDHVAVGQQLVAGSVDPKQVLRILGPRAVQKHLVDEVQEVYRSQGVGIHDKHIEVIVRQMLRRVTIIDSGDSNLLPGELVERSRFEEENRRVVAEGGQPAAGRPELMGITKASLATESWLSAASFQETTRVLTEAALHGRSDPLLGLKENVIIGKLIPAGTGLTRYRNVRVEPTEEAKAAMYAMPGYDEVDYGHFGGGSGQAVPLEEYDLGGYDR
- a CDS encoding 30S ribosomal protein S12, with the translated sequence MPTIQQLVRKGRQDKVGKQKTPALKGSPQRRGVCTRVYTTTPKKPNSALRKVARVRLSSGIEVTAYIPGVGHNLQEHSIVLVRGGRVKDLPGVRYKIIRGSLDTQGVKGRKQARSRYGAKKEKS
- the rpsG gene encoding 30S ribosomal protein S7 — protein: MPRKGPAPKRPLVVDPVYGSPLVTQLVNKVLMDGKKSTAERIVYGALEGCREKTGQDPVIALKRALDNVKPALEVRSRRVGGATYQVPVEVRAGRSTTLALRWLVGYARQRREKTMTERLMNEILDASNGLGAAVKRREDTHKMAESNKAFAHYRW